CTCAGACACTCGAAGAGCCCTGGGCGCCTATCGCCTGGTTGGCGGAATATGATGCCGATGTGGTTATGCTGGGTGTCGATCACACGAGCAACGTAAGTTTGCATTATGCGGAAATGAAAGCCGGCCGGCGGCAGTTCGTACGTTGGGCATTGACTCCGGACGCAGTGGTCGAGTGTCCTGGTTTCCCAGGCTGTTCCGCCGGCTTTCAGGCGATCGTTCCGCGTTTGGAGAGCATCCGCCGCACGACGCAGATGGGTGAGGCGGCGATCGAAGCCATTCCCCTCCGGGATATGATCAACATCGCCGTGGGCTGGATCCACGAGGATCCTCGTGCACTGTTGTGTGATCGGGACGGCTGCCCGTGCTGTGCCGCAGTTCGTGCCTCGGTGCGTGTGGATGGATGATCGTGCCCTCACGTTTGCGGTGGGAGGAGAGGTGAGATTGATACGTATTCACGCCGCGCTTCCCGCGCCGGAAAGGCCTTTATTCGGCGGGATTTCGCCGCATAAAAGCGTGTTCTGCCGCCGCGCGGGTCCTGTTTTTTAGGCCCGAAACGAAGGAGCTTTCGATCTCCTAACAAGGTCGCAATCCGTGGTAATATTTGGTTGAGAAAATCCACCTGGTTTCTTGCAGAGATGACAGAACCTGAGAAAATAACCATCGTTGAAGGCCCTACACCCACTTTCGAATTGGTATCCGACCCCTGGCTGCACAGTATAATCGAGAGCCCGCTTCCGTCACGCGTGGCAATGTGCCGGGTGCGCGCTTTCAATGGTCCCGCGCTGGTCGAACGCTGCTATCGCGCCTGGCACGCCGGCGAACCCATCTATCTCGAATATCGGGATGAAGAGGGCCTGACCGATCAGGCCAGCATCATCGCCGTTCGTTGGGTCGAACAGCAAGAAGGGGACACGCTTCTCTTGTGGGTGCGGTTGGAGGAAAGCGAAATTGAGATCGAATTCGACATCGATCTGGATGATTTCGATTTTGACGATGACTCCGACGACATCGACTTCGGCTCCCTCCTTTAACCGACCGGGCTGCCTCTCGAGGCAGCCCGGAAATACGCTATCCCGATAGCGTTCAATCCTTTCAACCCATCTCCGCTCCCAGACGACTGCGTTCCTGCTCCACGATGGAATCGTCCAATTTCTTGAACAACGGCTTTGGTTTGCGGAACTTGCGTCCGGCTTCGAGTTCGCTTGCAGCCCAGTGCCCGGTGGCGGGTGAGGGATCGTAGACAAGCGCTTCGTGAGAACGCGATGCTTCCTGGTAGGTTTCGATGTGCTGCTCGCCGAAGATGGGTTTCTCGTATCCCATGGTGGTATGCAGGCGTTCGCTGCTGAATGGCAGGAAAGGCGCCAGTAAAACCTTCAGGGAGTCGATGGCCCGCAGTGCGGTATAGACCGTCGTGGCCGCGCTGGCCTTGTCGTCATTGATCACGCCGAACCAGGGCGCCCGATCGAGGTAGCCATTGACCTCGCGCGCCAGCCGCATCGCTTCCTGGAGCGCGGCGCGCAGTTTCACCGCCTCGATATGGCCTCCCACGCTGTCGAACCCGGATTCGATTTCATGCAGCAAGGCACGATCGTCCGGCCGCAGCTCTCCCGGTTCCGGAACGACTCCGTCCCAGTGTTTGTAGGCAAAGGAGAGCACGCGATTGGCGAGATTGCCCCACGTGGCGACCAGTTCGTCGTTGTTGCGGCGCACGAAATCGGCCCAGGAAAAATCGCTGTCGCGAGTCTCCGGCATTACCGCGGCCACGTAGTAGCGGATGGCGTCGGCATCGTATCTTTCCAGGATGTCCGGCAGCCAGATGGCCCAGTTGCGGCTTTTACTGAACTGTGCGCCTTCGATGTTCATGAATTCGTTGGCGGGAACGTCGTAAGGCAGGTTGAGGTGCAGGTTTTCGTCGTCCTCATAGAGGCGATCGACGCCGAGCAATTCCGCCTGCCAGAAGAGTGTATGGAAGGGGATGTTGTCCTTGCCGATGAAGCAGTAGCCGCGCGCCGTCGGATCGTACCACCAATTCTTCCACACCTCCGGCTGGCCCGTGTTTCGAGCCCACTCCACGGAGGCGGTGAAGTATCCCATCACGGCCTCGAACCAGACGTAGAGGCGTTTGTCGTCCCAGCCTTCGAGCGGCACCGGGATGCCCCAATCGATGTCGCGCGTCACGGCGCGTCCCTTCAATCCACTCTCGACGTAGTTGCGGGCAAAGTTGATCACGTTGGGCCGCCAGTGATCGGCGTGTTCGTTCATGTAGGCCAGCAGACGCTCGCTGAACGCGGGCAGATCGAGATAGAAATGTTCCGTCTCGCGCACGACCGGCGTGCTGCCGTCGGTCTTGCTGCGAGGATCGATGAGCTCCAAGGCATCGAGCAGATTGCCGCAGTTGTCGCATTGATCACCTCGGGCCTCCGCGTATCCGCAGATCGGGCAGGTCCCTTCCACGTAGCGGTCGGGGAGAAAACGGCCTTCGCTTTCGGAATACAGCTGCTCCTGCGTTTGGCGGTAGAGATATTCTTCCTCGAGCAAACGGGTGAAGAAATCCTGGGCGATGCGGTAATGGTTCTCGGTGTCCGTGTGCGTGAACAGGTTGTAGCTGATGCCAATCGCTTTCTGGGTTTCCAGGAAACGCTGGTGGTAGTGTTCAAACACCTCGCGAGGACTCGTGCCGCGTCTATCGGCTTCGATGGTGATGGGCGTGCCGTGTGCGTCGGATCCGGAGACCATGAGGACTCGGTTGCCCTTCAAACGATGGTAGCGGGCAAATATGTCGGCGGGCAAATAGGCGCCGGCCAGGTGCCCCACGTGCAGGTCGCCATTGGCGTACGGCCAGGCAACGGAGATGTGAATGAGATCGGACATGATTTACTCCTCGAAACGATCGCATGCATTTGGTGCGAAAGGTTTTTTTCACGCTGGAGACGATGGTGAGCATACCATAATTTATTGAAGTCCATCCTCTCTTGCACTGCAGGCAATCGGATTTTGTTCGTTCTTTGGTTCCGAGCCGCTGCGCGACGGCAGGGAAACGAAAACGCCAGCGTTTTCGCTGGCGGTGATTGGCTGCCGGGGCTGGTGGCGGTCCCGATGTCAGCTATCGGCGGGGGCGCGACCATACCAAGCCGATGGTTCGCGCGCCATCGGCGACGGCAGCTCAGGCATGATCATGGTTTGCAGTGTTTTGAACATCATCACTCCAAGGTCGATCCGATTGTCTGTATCGCGATCGAATTCGACCTCGAATTCGTTTCTCTATTGTACCAACAATGTCAAGCGAGTTGGTCACATCTTGCCGCGAAAATGAAGTCGGCTTCGCTGAGCCCGCCGATCGAGTGGGTCCAGATGGTGATTTTCGCTTTGCCCCAGGTGAGGCAGATCTCAGGGTGATGGTTGACGCTTTCGGCCAATTCCCCCACGGCGTTGGTGAAATCGAGCGCTTGTTTGAAATCGGGAAACTTGAACGATTTCTCCAGATGGTCCTCATTGATGACCTGCCAACCATCCCCGAGTTGATCGCGAAGGGCGTGCAGCTCATCGCCTTCCAACGGTGCTGTGCCTTTGGCGGGCGGCTTGAGTTCTCTACGTGCGAGTGCGGACATGGTTAACTCCACAATCAGACAATTCGTATCTAGATTCTATCACGCGAGGATACTGTTTGTTGGGGACTATTCCACTCGACGAATGGCTTCGATGATGTCCGCGGCGAGATCGTAGCGGTGGAAGGGCGGCATGAGGTAGACGCCTTGTACGATCGCAGAGAGCGAGTGGAGCAGTTCGACGGCGATGCGCACACCTTCCTGCGGCGCTTGGTCGCCAGCATTCGCGATCTGTCCGCGGATCGCCTCGGGGATGCGGATGCCCGGCACCTCGTTGTGCAAGAATGCGGCGTGGCGCGAGCCGTAGAGCGGCAGCACACCCACCAGCACAGCTAATTCCAGGGGGCCGTAGCTATTTTCGTACGCCTCGATGAATTCCTGAGCCAATTCGGGTTCGTAAACCGGTTGGGTGAGGGCGAAATCGGCGCCGGC
This genomic window from Anaerolineales bacterium contains:
- a CDS encoding AAC(3) family N-acetyltransferase; protein product: MPSYRDMIHAMRELELDSHSRVLLHASPSALPPIPGGAETIIGALLSTCETLVAPAFTLRSMVTPRVGPDDNALDYGESGDRNLEAEIFSAGLPADEGPGSIPETLREHPDALRSNHPLLSFVGVNAVEALQAQTLEEPWAPIAWLAEYDADVVMLGVDHTSNVSLHYAEMKAGRRQFVRWALTPDAVVECPGFPGCSAGFQAIVPRLESIRRTTQMGEAAIEAIPLRDMINIAVGWIHEDPRALLCDRDGCPCCAAVRASVRVDG
- the metG gene encoding methionine--tRNA ligase → MSDLIHISVAWPYANGDLHVGHLAGAYLPADIFARYHRLKGNRVLMVSGSDAHGTPITIEADRRGTSPREVFEHYHQRFLETQKAIGISYNLFTHTDTENHYRIAQDFFTRLLEEEYLYRQTQEQLYSESEGRFLPDRYVEGTCPICGYAEARGDQCDNCGNLLDALELIDPRSKTDGSTPVVRETEHFYLDLPAFSERLLAYMNEHADHWRPNVINFARNYVESGLKGRAVTRDIDWGIPVPLEGWDDKRLYVWFEAVMGYFTASVEWARNTGQPEVWKNWWYDPTARGYCFIGKDNIPFHTLFWQAELLGVDRLYEDDENLHLNLPYDVPANEFMNIEGAQFSKSRNWAIWLPDILERYDADAIRYYVAAVMPETRDSDFSWADFVRRNNDELVATWGNLANRVLSFAYKHWDGVVPEPGELRPDDRALLHEIESGFDSVGGHIEAVKLRAALQEAMRLAREVNGYLDRAPWFGVINDDKASAATTVYTALRAIDSLKVLLAPFLPFSSERLHTTMGYEKPIFGEQHIETYQEASRSHEALVYDPSPATGHWAASELEAGRKFRKPKPLFKKLDDSIVEQERSRLGAEMG
- a CDS encoding 4a-hydroxytetrahydrobiopterin dehydratase, translating into MSALARRELKPPAKGTAPLEGDELHALRDQLGDGWQVINEDHLEKSFKFPDFKQALDFTNAVGELAESVNHHPEICLTWGKAKITIWTHSIGGLSEADFIFAARCDQLA